From Pseudorca crassidens isolate mPseCra1 chromosome 15, mPseCra1.hap1, whole genome shotgun sequence, one genomic window encodes:
- the PRSS53 gene encoding serine protease 53, giving the protein MKGSWGPRLLILGAVVLIEGLQAAQHACGQRGPGPSTPQEGNTVPGEWPWQASVRRQGVHICSGSLVADSWVLTAAHCLEKATVTELHSWSVVLGSVKHEGLSPGAEEVGVTAVQLPRDYKHYSQGSDLALLRLAHPVAHTPLCLPQPAHRFPFGTYCWATGWDQDNDVPRALRNIHLRLISRPTCNCLYNRLHQRLLASPARPEMLCGGPQPGVQGPCQGDSGGPVLCREPDGHWVQAGIISFATDCAQEDTPVLLTDVTAHSSWLQAQAQGAAFVAQDAETPEISDEDSCVACGSLRRDGPQAEAPSPRPWDATLKHRGKLACGGALVSEEVVLTAAHCFIGRQTPEEWTVGLGAGPEERGLKKVTLHGMYSHPEGGYDVALLLLAQPVTLGSSLRPLCLPYADHHLPDGEHGWVLGLAHQGAGTSSPQTVPVTLLGSKACSRLHTALGSDRTPILPRTMCISAVGEPPSCEGLSGAPLVQEVRGTWFLAGLHSFGDACEGPARPAIFTMLPTYENWVSSLEWRVYFAEEPGPEAEPESCPANEEYVALGPRANTASADTFSLDLGQGRAGSGLTHL; this is encoded by the exons ATGAAGGGGAGCTGGGGACCGAGGCTGCTCATCCTGGGAGCCGTGGTTCTCATAGAGG GTCTTCAAGCAGCTCAGCATG CATGCGGGCAGCGTGGCCCTGGCCCCTCCACACCTCAGGAGGGCAACACTGTTCCTGGCGAGTGGCCGTGGCAGGCCAGTGTGAGGAGGCAGGGGGTCCACATCTGCAGCGGGTCCCTGGTGGCGGACAGCTGGGTCCTCACTGCGGCCCACTGCTTAGAAAA GGCGACAGTCACGGAACTGCACTCCTGGTCAGTTGTCCTGGGTTCTGTGAAGCACGAGGGGCTGAGCCCAGGGGCTGAGGAGGTGGGGGTGACGGCTGTGCAGCTGCCCAGGGACTATAAGCACTACAGCCAGGGCTCGGACCTGGCCCTGCTACGGCTCGCCCACCCTGTGGCCCACACACCCCTCTGCTTGCCTCAACCTGCCCATCGCTTCCCCTTTGGGACCTACTGCTGGGCCACTGGCTGGGATCAGGACAATGACG TTCCCAGGGCCCTACGGAATATACACCTGCGTCTGATCAGCCGCCCTACGTGTAACTGTCTCTACAACCGCCTGCACCAGCGGCTGCTGGCCAGCCCGGCCCGGCCTGAGATGCTGTGTGGAGGTCCCCAGCCTGGGGTGCAGGGCCCCTGTCAG GGAGATTCCGGGGGCCCCGTGCTGTGCCGCGAACCTGACGGACACTGGGTTCAAGCTGGGATCATCAGTTTTGCAACAGACTGTGCCCAGGAAGACACTCCTGTGCTGCTGACCGACGTGACTGCTCACAGCTCCTGGCTCCAGGCTCAAGCTCAGGGGGCAGCCTTTGTAGCCCAGGACGCTGAGACCCCAGAGATCAGTGATGAGGACAGCTGTGTAG CCTGTGGATCCTTGAGGAGAGACGGGCCCCAGGCAGAAgctccctccccacggccctgGGACGCCACGCTGAAGCACCGAGGGAAGCTGGCCTGTGGCGGAGCCCTGGTGTCCGAGGAGGTGGTGCTGACTGCTGCCCACTGCTTCATTGG GCGCCAGACCCCAGAGGAATGGACTGTAGGCCTGGGGGCCGGACCAGAGGAGCGGGGCCTGAAGAAAGTCACCCTGCATGGGATGTATAGCCACCCAGAGGGGGGCTATGACGTGGCCCTCCTGCTGCTGGCCCAGCCCGTAACACTGGGCTCCAGCCTGCGGCCCCTCTGCCTGCCCTACGCGGACCACCACCTGCCTGATGGGGAACACGGCTGGGTCCTGGGGCTAGCCCACCAAGGAGCAG GCACCAGCTCCCCTCAGACAGTGCCTGTGACCCTCCTGGGGTCCAAGGCCTGTAGCCGCCTGCACACAGCCCTTGGGAGCGACAGAACCCCCATTCTGCCACGGACGATGTGCATCAGTGCTGTGGGTGAGCCGCCCAGCTGTGAG GGCCTGTCGGGGGCACCGCTGGTGCAGGAAGTGAGGGGCACATGGTTCCTGGCTGGGCTGCACAGCTTCGGAGACGCCTGCGAAGGCCCGGCAAGGCCTGCCATCTTTACAATGCTCCCCACCTATGAGAACTGGGTCAGCAGTTTGGAATGGCGGGTCTACTTCGCCGAGGAGCCAGGGCCTGAGGCCGAGCCTGAAAGCTGCCCGGCTAACGAAGAGTATGTGGCCCTGGGCCCTCGTGCCAACACTGCCTCCGCAGACACCTTCTCTCTCgacctggggcagggcagggcagggtctGGCCTGACCCACCTCTAG
- the ZNF646 gene encoding zinc finger protein 646, whose translation MEDTPTSLSCSDCQRHFPSLPELSRHRELLHPSSNQDSEEADGIPRPYRCQQCGRGYRHPGSLVNHRRTHETGLFPCTTCGKDFTNPMALKSHMRTHAPEGRRRRRPPRPKEATPCLQGETVSTDSWGQRLGPGEGWENQKKHTEEASGCESGPDPRAALDTWEDPPTRQREGWESQPDPEEGTEGWGPTTNSARDPPLPTPASSLLSNLEQYLAESVVNFTAGQEPTQSPPPEEERRYKCSQCGKTYKHAGSLTNHRQSHTLGVYPCAICFKEFSNIMALKNHSRLHAQYRPYQCPHCPRAFRLPRELLEHQQSHEGESQEQLWKEKGMPTTNGHTDESSRDQLPGTQMLNGSGELSTSGELEDSNLEEYRPFHCEDCGRTYRHAGSLINHRKSHQTGVYPCSICSKQLFNAAALKNHVRAHHRPRQGAGEDGQPSVLPAPLPLAETTHKEKEVPTATVDHRPYKCNECGRAYRHRGSLVNHRHSHRTGEYQCSLCPRKYPNLMALRNHVRVHCKAARRSTGPGAEGPLGRRKVELPADPVGAEAAPCSDQGPGCRREEGATDVPPATDRTAPQICSLGGTLFEDPESLERHGWSHGEGENGRTETRVSPPRAFACRDCGKSYRHSGSLINHRQTHQTGDFSCGACAKHFHTVAAMKNHMRRHSRRRSRRHRRRAGSAGGGREAELPSGGSWAPELVENGEGLSRPQDPSRQSLSGAEGNVESDGSCLQAAAERDKCGLERDEACFQGDKESSGTEEGLERKEACFLDNLDIPGDEESNGTRFCGGPPGVEEDQKPAPGQPSSPSHSARAAAGWQAEVSHTCPDCGHSFPHAAGLLSHRPCHPPGIYQCSLCPKEFESLPALRSHFQSHGPGEAASAQPFLCCLCGMIFPGRAGYRRHRRQAHDSYGTTEGSEEEGEEEGAAGAGSTHSPPLQLSEAELLNQLQREVEALDGAGYGHICGCCGQTYDDLGSLERHHQSQSSGNTNGEVPSLIHHPGESGDATGMAADGTFEGTVTSFSGEGGDTKSGEGVGATLADSLCMPGGESSLETQPRPFRCNQCGKTYRHGGSLVNHRKIHQTGDFICPVCSRCYPNLAAYRNHLRNHPRCKGSEPQLGPVPEGGGSGEPQDMAEEGLGQAEVEKFQKELKVEPLEEVARVKEEAWEETTVKGEEMEPRLETAEKGCQTEASSERPFSCEVCGRSYKHAGSLINHRQSHQTGHFGCQACSKGFSNLMSLKNHRRIHADPRRFHCAECGKAFRLRKQLASHQRVHMERGGAGGSRKLPREDRPFRCGQCGRTYRHAGSLLNHRRSHETGQYSCPACPKTYSNRMALKDHQRLHSESRRRRAGRSRRAAVRCALCGRGFPGRGSLERHLREHEETRGGQGGPNGTEGGMGNLVDDQGLEDRWCGTESVPLLEAGVMRPAEQSQSPLKAAGLEGTEPMSWGTGKADGWRGDRGLVNHGGDWVPGGHVPTKPEDESGDSVPRSPCHLGNSQPNGPSLIPMDSWDNGDSSPQPQPESHSFSCSPCGKTSCQSEGPWKHNTHKTDRHYCLLCSKEFLNPVATKSQSHNHVAAQTFACPDCGKAFRSHQELASHLLTHARGLSQVSPLMEARGPKAGAVEDEVDLPGQVRKAPSEPPRAPGENAGRANGGQGIRSAVAVDEERPFRCAQCGRSYRHAGSLLNHQKAHTTGLYPCSLCPKLLPNLLSLKNHGRTHTDPKRHRCSVCGKAFRTAARLEGHGRVHAPREGPFTCPHCPRHFRRRISFLQHQQQHQEEWTVASSGTPKAPAAGRGDLSLPPPPTPTTPLLDPSPQWPADLSFSL comes from the exons ATGGAGGACACGCCCACCTCACTCAGCTGCTCTGACTGTCAGCGCCACTTTCCTAGCCTCCCAGAACTGTCACGGCACCGAGAACTGCTCCATCCATCTTCCAACCAGGACAGTGAGGAGGCCGACGGCATCCCTCGGCCCTACCGCTGTCAGCAGTGTGGGCGGGGCTATCGTCACCCAGGGAGCCTGGTCAACCACCGCCGGACCCACGAGACTGGCCTTTTCCCCTGTACCACCTGTGGCAAGGACTTCACCAATCCCATGGCCCTCAAGAGCCACATGAGGACTCATGCTCCTGAAGGCCGCCGGCGGCGCAGGCCTCCGCGCCCCAAGGAAGCCACTCCATGCCTCCAGGGGGAGACAGTGTCCACTGACTCCTGGGGCCAGAGGCTTGGCCCTGGGGAAGGCTGGGAAAACCAGAAGAAACATACTGAAGAGGCATCTGGCTGTGAATCTGGGCCAGACCCTAGGGCAGCTCTGGACACTTGGGAAGATCCACCCACCAGACAAAGAGAAGGCTGGGAAAGCCAGCCAGATCCTGAGGAGGGCACAGAGGGCTGGGGGCCCACCACCAACTCTGCCAGAGACCCACCGCTCCCCACCCCGGCCAGCAGTCTCCTTAGCAATTTGGAACAGTATTTGGCTGAATCAGTAGTGAATTTCACAGCAGGCCAGGAGCCCACCCAGTCCCCTCCTCCTGAGGAGGAGCGGCGGTACAAGTGCAGTCAGTGTGGCAAGACCTACAAGCATGCCGGGAGCCTCACCAACCACCGCCAGAGCCACACCCTGGGCGTCTACCCTTGTGCCATCTGCTTCAAGGAGTTCTCTAACATCATGGCTCTGAAGAATCACTCCCGACTCCATGCCCAGTATCGGCCTTACCAGTGTCCCCACTGCCCCCGCGCCTTCCGGCTCCCCCGAGAGCTGCTGGAACACCAGCAATCCCATGAGGGTGAAAGTCAGGAGCAGCTGTGGAAAGAGAAGGGGATGCCCACCACCAATGGGCACACAGACGAGAGCAGCCGGGACCAGCTCCCTGGTACACAGATGCTAAATGGCTCTGGGGAGCTGAGCACCTCTGGGGAGCTGGAAGATAGCAACCTGGAGGAGTATCGGCCATTCCACTGTGAGGACTGTGGCCGTACCTACCGCCATGCTGGGAGCCTCATCAACCATCGCAAGAGCCACCAGACAGGTGTCTACCCCTGCTCCATCTGTTCCAAGCAGCTGTTCAACGCAGCTGCCCTCAAAAACCACGTGCGGGCTCATCACAGACCCCGGCAAGGAGCCGGAGAGGATGGGCAGCCATCAGTACTGCCAGCTCCCCTGCCGCTGGCTGAGACCACCCACAAAGAGAAGGAGGTCCCCACCGCCACCGTGGACCACCGCCCCTATAAGTGCAATGAGTGTGGTCGGGCTTACCGGCACCGGGGGAGCCTGGTAAACCACCGCCATAGCCATCGGACAGGAGAGTACCAGTGCTCACTCTGTCCCCGCAAGTACCCCAACCTCATGGCCCTGCGCAACCACGTGCGGGTACACTGCAAGGCTGCTCGCCGCAGCACAGGCCCAGGGGCCGAGGGTCCCCTCGGCCGCCGCAAGGTGGAGCTCCCAGCTGACCCAGTGGGAGCAGAGGCAGCCCCCTGTTCAGATCAGGGACCTGGGTGCAGACGTGAAGAGGGGGCCACCGATGTCCCGCCAGCAACAGATAGGACCGCGCCACAGATATGTAGCCTGGGTGGCACGCTCTTTGAAGACCCTGAGAGTCTTGAACGTCACGGCTGGAGCCACGGGGAAGGGGAGAACGGCAGGACCGAGACCAGGGTGTCACCTCCTCGGGCGTTTGCCTGCCGAGACTGTGGAAAGAGCTATCGCCACTCAGGCAGCCTCATCAACCACCGGCAGACCCACCAGACGGGAGACTTCAGTTGCGGGGCCTGTGCCAAGCACTTCCACACCGTGGCCGCCATGAAGAACCACATGCGCCGCCACAGTCGGCGGCGGAGCAGGCGGCACCGGAGGCGGGCTGGCAGTGCTGGCGGTGGGCGAGAAGCTGAACTCCCGTCAGGCGGGAGCTGGGCCCCAGAGCTGGTGGAAAACGGTGAGGGCCTGAGCCGTCCCCAAGACCCTTCAAGGCAAAGTCTGAGTGGAGCCGAAGGCAACGTGGAAAGTGATGGGAGCTGTTTGCAGGCTGCAGCTGAAAGGGACAAATGTGGGCTTGAGAGGGATGAGGCCTGTTTCCAGGGTGATAAAGAGAGCAGCGGCACTGAGGAAGGACTGGAAAGGAAGGAGGCCTGTTTCCTTGACAACTTGGACATCCCAGGTGATGAGGAGAGCAATGGGACTCGCTTCTGTGGTGGCCCCCCTGGGGTGGAGGAAGACCAGAAACCAGCCCCTGGCCAGCCCAGCTCCCCTTCCCACTCTGCCAGAGCCGCTGCTGGCTGGCAGGCTGAGGTCTCCCACACGTGTCCTGACTGTGGGCATTCTTTCCCCCATGCTGCTGGCCTGCTGAGCCACAGGCCCTGCCACCCACCGGGCATCTATCAGTGCTCCCTCTGCCCGAAGGAGTTTGAGTCCCTGCCTGCCTTGCGTAGCCACTTCCAGAGCCATGGGCCTGGGGAGGCAGCATCCGCACAGCCCTTCCTCTGCTGCCTCTGCGGCATGATCTTCCCTGGGCGGGCTGGCTACAGGCGTCACCGGCGCCAGGCTCATGACTCCTATGGTACGACTGAGGgctcagaggaggagggggaagaggaaggagcagCAGGGGCAGGCTCCACCCATAGCCCCCCACTACAGCTCTCGGAAGCAGAACTGCTGAATCAGCTGCAGCGGGAGGTCGAGGCGCTGGATGGCGCCGGGTATGGGCACATCTGTGGCTGCTGCGGTCAGACCTACGatgacctgggcagcctggagCGTCACCACCAAAGCCAGAGTTCTGGGAACACCAATGGCGAGGTTCCCAGCCTCATTCATCACCCGGGAGAGTCAGGTGATGCCACAGGGATGGCTGCAGATGGCACCTTTGAGGGCACGGTGACCTCTTTTTCTGGGGAGGGTGGAGACACAAAGTCTGGAGAGGGAGTAGGTGCTACGCTTGCAGACAGCCTTTGTATGCCGGGTGGGGAAAGTTCTCTGGAGACCCAGCCCCGCCCCTTCCGCTGCAACCAGTGCGGCAAGACCTATCGCCATGGGGGCAGCCTGGTGAACCACCGCAAGATCCACCAGACCGGAGACTTCATCTGCCCCGTCTGCTCGCGCTGCTACCCCAACCTGGCTGCCTATCGCAACCATCTGAGAAACCACCCGCGCTGCAAAGGCTCTGAGCCCCAGCTGGGGCCCGTTCCAGAGGGAGGAGGCAGCGGTGAGCCCCAAGACATGGCAGAGGAGGGCCTCGGGCAGGCAGAGGTGGAGAAGTTCCAGAAGGAGCTTAAAGTGGAGCCCCTGGAGGAGGTGGCGAGGGTGAAGGAAGAGGCCTGGGAGGAGACCACTGTGAAGGGGGAAGAAATGGAGCCGAGGTTGGAGACCGCGGAGAAGGGCTGCCAGACTGAAGCCAGCTCTGAGCGGCCCTTCAGCTGCGAGGTGTGCGGCCGGTCCTACAAGCACGCCGGCAGCCTCATCAATCACCGGCAGAGCCACCAGACCGGCCACTTTGGCTGCCAGGCCTGCTCCAAAGGCTTCTCAAACCTCATGTCCCTCAAGAACCACCGGCGCATCCACGCGGATCCCCGACGTTTCCACTGTGCcgaatgtgggaaggccttccGCCTGCGCAAGCAGCTGGCCAGCCACCAGCGGGTCCACATGGAGCgcggtggggctgggggctcccGCAAGCTGCCCCGGGAAGATCGGCCCTTTCGCTGTGGGCAGTGTGGGCGGACCTACCGCCATGCCGGCAGCCTCCTGAACCACAGGCGTAGCCACGAGACGGGCCAGTATAGCTGTCCCGCCTGCCCCAAGACCTACTCCAACCGCATGGCCCTGAAGGACCACCAGAGGCTGCACTCGGAGAGCCGGCGGCGCCGAGCTGGGCGGTCCCGGCGGGCAGCTGTGCGCTGCGCCCTCTgcggccggggcttccctggccgGGGATCTCTGGAGCGGCACCTGCGAGAGCATGAGGAGACCAGAGGGGGTCAGGGAGGCCCAAACGGCACCGAGGGTGGTATGGGGAACCTGGTCGATGACCAGGGACTAGAGGACCGGTGGTGCGGTACTGAGTCGGTACCCCTGCTGGAGGCTGGAGTCATGAGGCCAGCGGAGCAGAGTCAGAGCCCCCTCAAGGCAGCAGGTTTAGAAGGCACGGAGCCAATGTCCTGGGGCACGGGGAAAGCAGATGGGTGGCGAGGAGACAGAGGACTGGTGAATCATGGTGGAGATTGGGTTCCTGGGGGTCACGTACCGACCAAGCCGGAAGACGAGTCAGGGGACAGTGTCCCCAGGAGTCCTTGCCACCTTGGCAATAGCCAGCCCAATGGACCTAGTCTGATTCCCATGGATAGCTGGGACAATGGAGACAGCAGCCCTCAGCCGCAGCCGGAGAGCCACTCCTTTTCCTGCAGCCCTTGTGGCAAGACCTCCTGCCAGTCGGAAGGGCCCTGGAAACACAACACCCACAAGACAGACCGTCACTATTGTCTGCTCTGCTCCAAGGAGTTCTTGAATCCTGTGGCCACCAAGAGCCAGAGCCACAACCACGTAGCTGCCCAGACCTTTGCCTGCCCTGACTGTGGCAAGGCCTTTCGGTCCCACCAGGAACTCGCCAGCCACCTGCTGACTCATGCCAGGGGCCTCAGTCAGGTGTCGCCCCTGATGGAGGCCAGAGGTCCCAAAGCTGGGGCTGTAGAGGATGAGGTGGATCTCCCTGGTCAAGTCAGGAAGGCCCCATCAGAACCCCCCAGGGCCCCAGGAGAGAATGCCGGGAGAGCTAATGGAGGCCAAGGCATCAGGTCCGCAGTGGCTGTGGACGAGGAGCGGCCCTTCCGCTGTGCCCAGTGTGGGCGTTCCTACCGCCATGCCGGTAGCCTGCTGAACCACCAGAAGGCCCACACCACTGGACTGTATCCCTGCTCCCTCTGCCCCAAACTTCTACCCAACCTGCTGTCCCTTAAGAACCACGGCAGGACCCACACGGACCCCAAGCGCCACCGCTGCAGCGTCTGTGGCAAGGCCTTCCGGACAGCTGCCCGGCTGGAGGGCCACGGGCGGGTCCACGCACCCCGGGAGGGGCCCTTCACCTGCCCCCACTGTCCCCGCCACTTCCGCCGCCGCATCAGCTTCCTGCAGCACCAGCAGCAGCACCAGGAGGAGTGGACAGTGGCCAGCTCTG GAACCCCAAAGGCACCAGCGGCGGGCAGAGGGGACTTGTCATtgccccctccacccacccccacgaCCCCACTCCTGGACCCTTCACCCCAGTGGCCTGCAGacctcagcttctccctctga